In Stanieria sp. NIES-3757, the DNA window GAATGTACTTAGTTGATGAGGAAGGAGAGATTGTTACTAGAGAAGTTAAAGGAAAATTTGTAAATGGCAAACCTACAGCAATTGAAGCTGTTTTAATTATGAAATCTTCTGAAGAATGGGAACGTTTTATTCGTTTTATGGATAGATATGCAGAAGAACACGATTTGGGTTTGACTAAATCGTAGTTGCTATTTGGGGATTGTTTGTTGTTAGTAGCAATAAATTTTCCCCCGATTAAATAATATTTAAGATTTTTTTAAATTACTATTTATTATC includes these proteins:
- the psb28 gene encoding photosystem II 13 kD protein, with protein sequence MAEIQFSRGVTEEVIPDIRVTRSRTGNSGTATFYFEFPKILSQESTDEVTGMYLVDEEGEIVTREVKGKFVNGKPTAIEAVLIMKSSEEWERFIRFMDRYAEEHDLGLTKS